Proteins encoded in a region of the Chitinivorax sp. B genome:
- a CDS encoding OsmC family protein, protein MAQYTAEVLWLRGEQQFLDNRYSRRHRLRFDGGIEVVGSSSPNVVPVPMSDEAAVDPEEAFVGSLSSCHMLWFLSIAAKRQFRVDRYADTAVGVMARNVEGKLAMTVVTLRPVVVFSGERLPTRREIEQMHHEAHDACFIANSVKSEVRCEPVFDGSQL, encoded by the coding sequence ATGGCGCAGTACACCGCTGAAGTACTCTGGTTGCGTGGTGAGCAGCAATTTCTGGATAACCGATACAGCAGGCGACATCGGCTACGTTTTGATGGCGGTATTGAGGTTGTGGGTTCATCTTCCCCGAACGTGGTCCCGGTGCCGATGTCCGACGAGGCTGCGGTGGACCCGGAAGAGGCGTTTGTTGGATCGCTGTCTAGTTGCCACATGTTGTGGTTTCTCTCCATTGCGGCCAAGCGCCAGTTCCGTGTCGATCGGTATGCAGATACGGCTGTCGGGGTGATGGCACGTAATGTGGAAGGCAAGCTGGCGATGACCGTGGTGACGCTTCGGCCTGTCGTGGTGTTCTCTGGCGAACGATTGCCGACCCGACGGGAAATCGAGCAGATGCATCATGAGGCGCATGATGCGTGTTTCATCGCCAATTCAGTGAAAAGTGAAGTCCGGTGTGAGCCGGTGTTTGATGGAAGCCAGCTGTAG
- a CDS encoding MolR family transcriptional regulator yields MPASFYFDDPDEGLSRTTSHPRFVAVATDDFYYDATDDFSPFGNDDGFDALSGLEDWYRDYGARANVPVYLDQLITSWGLGVPAELIHAAVSDIASWLGQKEIHLTYLKSECGARLATAFGQMKIAGKIDRTVMKEGSAAIRCMLWLNQRARIEFPNWRFADHEQKRLEAMQMALSAF; encoded by the coding sequence GTGCCCGCTTCATTCTATTTTGATGACCCGGATGAAGGGCTGTCCCGTACGACAAGCCATCCCCGATTCGTGGCTGTGGCGACAGATGACTTCTACTATGATGCGACAGATGATTTCAGCCCGTTTGGCAATGATGATGGCTTTGATGCCTTGTCAGGGTTGGAGGATTGGTATCGCGACTACGGTGCTCGGGCAAATGTCCCGGTGTATCTGGATCAGCTGATCACCAGTTGGGGATTGGGTGTGCCGGCAGAGTTGATCCATGCAGCGGTGAGCGATATAGCCAGCTGGTTGGGCCAGAAGGAAATCCATCTGACTTATCTCAAGTCGGAATGTGGTGCGCGGCTGGCAACGGCATTTGGACAAATGAAGATCGCCGGGAAGATTGATCGTACCGTGATGAAAGAAGGCTCGGCGGCCATTCGATGCATGCTGTGGCTAAATCAACGTGCCCGAATCGAGTTCCCGAATTGGCGATTTGCCGATCATGAACAAAAGCGTCTGGAGGCGATGCAAATGGCGTTGAGTGCGTTTTAA
- a CDS encoding DUF2939 domain-containing protein has translation MSNKIKAVIAIVMVALCTWFYFTPHLAIREMRAAAEAKDAVKLAGYVDFPALRENLKASFNAKMTSEMAAGSGSNPLGVLGAIFAAKIVDPMIDALITPESLFLLMKGSKPKAIDLQHQDTATTTESQSDKPETTTTSAYESFDRFVVTVNKNGSIEHSVGLVFMRNGLFSWKLSALRLPLS, from the coding sequence GTGTCAAACAAGATTAAAGCTGTGATTGCCATTGTCATGGTGGCATTGTGTACTTGGTTCTATTTCACGCCGCATCTGGCCATTCGTGAAATGCGGGCGGCGGCAGAGGCCAAGGATGCGGTTAAGCTGGCAGGTTATGTTGATTTCCCTGCATTGCGCGAGAACCTGAAAGCCAGTTTCAATGCCAAGATGACATCGGAAATGGCCGCAGGCAGTGGTAGCAATCCTCTAGGGGTGCTGGGTGCCATTTTTGCGGCAAAGATTGTTGATCCGATGATCGATGCGCTGATCACGCCGGAAAGCCTGTTTCTACTGATGAAGGGGAGCAAGCCCAAGGCTATCGATCTACAGCATCAGGATACGGCCACCACTACTGAGTCACAATCAGACAAACCAGAAACCACCACAACTTCCGCCTATGAAAGCTTTGACCGGTTTGTGGTGACGGTGAACAAAAACGGCTCAATCGAACATTCGGTCGGTCTGGTGTTCATGCGAAACGGCTTGTTCTCCTGGAAGCTGTCCGCATTGCGGTTGCCGTTGTCATGA
- a CDS encoding GFA family protein, with product MVNGSCLCGDVRFELAGEPQFINHCHCSMCRKVHGAAFGSFLHADGAGFRWLAGEDKVRRFDSSPGNVRAFCERCGSNMPVLEEGGAHVIIPAGTLDDDPKLKPIVHIFTANKAPWYEITDHLPQFAGFPPDSFCDDLN from the coding sequence ATGGTAAATGGGTCATGTTTGTGCGGCGATGTGCGTTTTGAACTGGCGGGTGAGCCGCAGTTCATCAATCATTGCCATTGCTCGATGTGCCGCAAAGTGCATGGTGCGGCATTTGGAAGTTTTCTTCATGCCGATGGGGCAGGTTTCCGCTGGTTGGCTGGCGAAGACAAGGTGAGACGATTCGATTCGTCACCGGGTAATGTCAGGGCTTTTTGCGAGCGATGTGGGTCAAATATGCCTGTGCTGGAGGAGGGAGGGGCCCATGTCATCATCCCGGCAGGCACGCTGGACGATGATCCGAAGTTGAAACCGATCGTGCATATTTTTACCGCCAACAAGGCGCCCTGGTATGAAATTACCGATCACCTGCCACAATTTGCGGGCTTCCCACCTGATTCCTTCTGCGACGATCTTAATTAG